In Lathyrus oleraceus cultivar Zhongwan6 chromosome 2, CAAS_Psat_ZW6_1.0, whole genome shotgun sequence, the DNA window GAAATAACataaccattatgaatatggtgagaagtatgttaaAATGAAAGCATATACCAAATGAACTATGGGGTGAGGCTGTGTCGATTGCAACATTACATATTGAAGAGATGTCTGACAAAGAGGTTTAAAGGTATCACACCAGAAGAATGTATGTCTTGTATCAAACCTACTTTAAGCTGCTTGAAGGTGTTTAGATCCATAGCACATAGACATGTTCCAGATTAGCTGATAAGAAAGTTGAATGAtaagtcgagtcagatgatcctggTAGGTATCATTCGACTGGTGGATACAAATTATTCGACCCAATGAACAAGCAAGTCGTGATCAGTAGGGATGTGATCGTAGATAAGCTTAAGGAGTTAGATTGGAATAAGAACCTTAAGAAATATTCCGTGAGAATTTTGTgtgatgaaccaactagtgaagtTGTTAcagaagttcgacaagaagttGTTAAAAGTCAAGCTAGCACAAGCAGACGTCAGAAAACAAGAAATATGCCTCAAAGGTTGCAGGAATGTGTAATcacatcagatgatgtggtctATGATGAAGGTGAGTTGGTACACTATGCCTTCTATGCAGATACTGAGCCAGTCGATTCAGTTGAAGCATTGAAAGACTCAAGATCGATGAAAGCTATGGTGGATGAGATAAAATCCATAGAAGACAATGATACATGGGCGCTAGTCGAATTTCCAAAAGGGAAGAAGGTAATTGATGTGAAGTGGATATACAAAGTCAAACTGAATTCGAAAAGCGAAATAATTCGACACAAGGCAAGAAGCAACGGtatttcttcagaaagaaggaatcgactaTGATAAGGTATTTACACAAGTAGCTAGAATCGAAACAATCGGGTTGATTGTTGGTCTAGCCAATACACATAATTGGTCTATGTGTCATATGGACGTGAAATGTGCATTCCTAAATGGTCCTATTGACGAAGAGGTGTATGTAACATAACCACTTGGATTTGTGAAATAGGACCATGAAAGGAAAGTATACAGACTGCATAAAGTCTTGTATTgactgaaacaagctccaagagccTCGAACAAGAAAGTAGATGACTTTCTAAGAGAGAAAGAGTTTGGGAAGTGCACGACTGGGCATGGTGTGTATGTCAGAAGAAGATGGAGTGAGTTTCTTATATTATGTCTCTATGTCaatgacttgttgataacaggccgttgcaagaaggagatcaaatatttcaaacatgacctaagtaaggagtttgaaatgtcagacttgGGAAATATCTCATACTTCCTTGGTATTTAATTCTACAAGAGTAGTATAGGCTTAATAATGCACCAAATAAGATATGCATGTGAAATACTCAAGACATTTGAGATGCAAGActgcaacccaacttcgacttCATCTGAGTCCAGATTGCAACTGTCGaaagactcagatgaagatgatgtcgatccaaTGCAGTACAAAAGACTCATTGGGTCACTTAGATGTCTCTATCACACAGGGCCATATTTAGCCTATTGTGTAGCCATGATCAGTAGATTCATAGAGAATCCAAAGGTATCTCATCTTGCAGCCACCAAGAGGATACTAATGTGTCTCAAAGGAACACTCGACTATGGTATTTTGTTTCCTTCAGTcgatgaaggaaaagaatgcaagcTTGTGGGCTACACTGACTCTAGTTGGTATGGTGATGTTGAATATAGAAAATTAACAGTAGGATATTTGTTCATGTTAGGTGGTGTGTCATTTGCAtggagttcgagaaaggaacCAGTGGTAGCTTTATCATCatgtgaagctgaatacatagtAGTTTCTCTATGTACGTGCCAAGTAACATGGATGATGAATCTAGTCTAAGAATTTACAGGGAAGAATCATTGAGCAATGACCATGAAGATCGACATAATGTCGGCTATCAACCTGGAAAAGAATTCGATAGCACGCGGAAGAAGCAAACACATTGAAATTAGGTTCCATAACCTGAGAGAGCAGGTAGCAAGTGGAAAGTTAAGCCTGGAGCATTGCAGATCAGATAATCAGATTGCAGATATAATGACGAAGGTTGTGCAAGTCGAATTGTTCAAGATATTAAGAATaatgatgaatgtagatagcttagacaaaatgaattaggtggtgtgttaaaTATGTAATTCGTTGTGTCAAAGTTGAAATGGTGTGTTTGTATTCAACGAGTGTCGAAAGGTGTTTTAGTGTGTGTCGAAATAGCATGCGCCAAACAGATCATGTATTAACTGTATTTGACTGAAAATCAAATACAGCTTGTCGAAGCATGCAATCGAAGCATGTGGTGGTCGAAGAAGTCGACAGAGTCGAAGAAGCTTGACTTAGTTGAGTTTTAGttgagttagttatttttttattatttggAGTGCAAGCAatctcatatataaatagagTTCATTTGTATCAAGTTTTGTAGTAACATTGTGTAGTTTCAGAAATCACAATCATGATTAACACGCATTGTAGCAAACACCTTGAGTGCAGCTTGCACAGTAATACATTCATCTTTTTCCTCCAAAATTTCTCTTTTCGCTCACTTTCAATTGTCTTGTTTTCTTCTTTTAATTCCATCTAGAATCGTCTTGCAATTAATGAGTGATTATTTTCACCTGAGTGAAGATTGAAAAACAAGAGGCGTGATCAATCAAAAATATTGAATTTTGTTCATTAAGATTGATTCGATTAActtgaaaattaaaatttttctAACAAAAAGTATGGTATTGCCCTACTAGCCTGTTTTAAAGTCTGTTTTCAATTTTGGGTAAAGGATACCCAGCGTAGGCAACAAGGGTCATATATGGTGCTCCTGATTCAGAAGAAGTGGAAATTAGCAAGATGGAGAATTGTACGAGAATGTGTCAATTACGGTGAGAGTTGTATTTTATTTCATTATATTTGAAGCTAAAATTTCTCTATAGTTTCAATATTTATGGTGTACATGCACGATGAAAAATAAATAGATAACAAAGAAAAATATGTTAGGAACTTAGAGTCATAATCATTAAATCACGGTCAGCGAAATTTTGACTCGAATCTACATGTCAAAGTATTTGTGTAAGATTTAATGTCAAATTTTTTAGCCAAATGGATTAAATAATTATCAATAAAAGATAATCACGATGTAGATATCCATAACTTTGAAAGATCAAAATGATGCTTCTAAATTTATGATTTTGATGTTAAGGATAACAATCCAGATGATAAAAAATTGCATCATATTTAACATGTTTGAATTTataatttttcacttttcaacACTTAATGTGAGTTTTTTAAATCACTCAATGACATTCTTTTTAAACTAACTcttaaaatatattttaaatgtttatttagTATATGATTTGATGGGATGTgtataaaaaaaaattcaattgGTACATAGAAATGCATTTTAGGTAAAGTTTGGAAATTGCATATTTTTATCGAGATTCGTCTTGTCTTTACGAGTTTATAGAGATGTATCTTCGATTTTCTTTTAGTTTTATTTTTCAGATATTTTAAAGATGTATCTCTGAAATTTATTTGATTTTGATATTGTTTTATGGTTTGTATTATAAGGACATAGGAACAATGATTGAAAACGAAGACAGGTTGATGGTGAATTTATTATGAGCGGACCTAGATGAGGCCCAAGAGGAGCTTGATTCCATGAGAGGCGCTTATGTCCGATTTTCATACTTGGCTGAGTTGTAAATACCACTCGGTTGCGGCATTAGAGGTCGAAGGTGATAATGACCAGGTCTTGTTCCACAGACAATTTGTATTGAGGTCATACTTCTTATACTTGGTTGATACAGCAATATTTGTGAAACAAAAATGCAACCTACATCGATGTAGTCTATGTGACATACTTCACTGATTTAGAATGGATCCACTAGTATAACTAGGGGCATGTGTTGGGTTTATCTCTACTCCAAACTAGGTGACGTTTGTCTTTGAAAGACAAAACAAATACTAGAAGATACGCATTGTTTACGGTAATTTATTTGCAACCTTTATTGCTACTAATATTTTCACAACGCTTGTGTTACACTTGTTACTCATATTTTATCTAAACCATTTTCAGGTGTGAATCATCTCTCACTTTTTTCGCATATTCGGGTGAGAACTTGAGATTGAGTACAATGAGGATTGACCTCGTGCTTGCACCTTTGTCCCATACATAGAGAATCAAGCGATAAAGTTGTACATGGTGTTTATTGACCATATTGTAGCATATGACATATGCTCATTATCGTATGATGGTCACCATCAGACGCGTCCTTTGGACGATATAGCCTTCTACTCTTGATAGTTGGCTTATAGGTCGCGTCTGATGTATCCACATTTGCGTGAGCGGGTCAAGCACCCATTCGAGTACCAATGGATGATTTTAAGATATCCCTCTGTATATGCTCCTTCGACAGTCCACCAGATAAATCTTGATTCCATACTCGATGATTTTTATAATCATTTAGTATTAGATGAGACACGCAGTGTGGCAGCGGGTGAAGCATGGTCTTATGAACCAGTGCTACATCCAATGGTTATATCAATTGCCACACCCTTACATGACACCAGATGTCGCAGAAGAAGAATCTAGACCTGCTCATCGGGAGATATTGGAATAGGAGCGGTTTAGGGATGACCACACAACATGTCTATTGTCGGTATGTCAGTGTATTGCACAGATTATGAGAGATGTCATATAGACAAGAGGCGTTGCGGAAGGCAATTGTGGCATGGACGCATTACATACCATCTTACGAGAGGCACATAATGCCTTGGGGTACATGCAGCGGAGGAGAAGCAAGGGGGTTAGAGATACccaatattttatttttatttgtatttctgtaacaattGTATTGTGGTAACATTTGGATTACGTATCGTGGTAACATTTTACTTTGtattattgtttgaatttatatcAGACATTCATGAATTGCATTAGTATAATAGTGTTAATATATTCTTGATATAATCATCATTGAATCATCATCATTAGTATAATCATCATtgaataaaaaaaatcaattaagAACACTTGCTGCCAAGGCAAATTTTCTCAAATGCTTTCAGAAGTTATTCTGAATAAGCATTTACGGGATAACCTCTAAAAAGTTATAGAAATGCATCTCCGATACATATTTTGACAAATATTGAGCCGATGGCTCATTTGGGAGCGTTGAGAGTATTTTAAATGCGTCCAAAGATGCATTTTAAAAATATGAAAGGGTAAATTCGAATTTTCAATTTATTCACTTTTATTCAATAGGATGGAGAAAGTAATACTCTTTTATGGTAATGAAAAAAAAAACCTTGGACTCATTTATTTTCATATACTCTATAGTCAAAGTTCTAAGATAGTGAATTATTAAGCTCTTATGTATGAATATGTTGACAagtaaaaaattaaaattatatatatatatatatatatatatatatatatatatatatatatatatatatatatatatatatatatatatatatatatataatcttagCTTTCACATAGGACATTCAAAATCTTAGGTACTTGtatataaaatttaaaagaaCGGCTAGTTTAAAATTTTGTTGATCTGTTACTCTTGAAAGGAACAAGTCTCCAAGAATGATTAAATTATGGCAGTTATTTGTATTAAAATTTTCAGACAATATGCTTGGTTTGTCAAGCACGACAAAGAAGAGTGTAAAACACATGTTTTGTTTTCACAAAAGGACATTTATGGAGTAGCTAGGTATAGTACATGTGCTCTCTTCGTTAATACAAAATGTATGTATATATAAATGAGAGAGTGTAATATAGGTTTTGTCTATAAGTATATCTCTATATATCTAGTGAACAAACTGATTGGCTACTATGCTGAGAGTGATCCTCAAGTACCAGACCAGACTGTATGAAATTGAGGATCGAGTCCAAATGTCTATAGGCAGATGTGAGAGTTCATCCGATGAACAAGTTGATTTCAAATTGAAGCAACCATCAATTATCTATCTATGCACAAGACTTCTTGATCAGATCTTGTATTTAATGATATTGGGAAAGATATGTGCCTGAAATGTAGGGGTTGAACTTTCTGCTAATTAATATTCCGCTagaaaaaatatataaatatatagACTTGTATGATTCATCTGCTTCTTGCATCTGTAGCTATACGTTTCCAACGCTAGGCCTAGAGACTTGCCAAGCTTATTCAATTTGAAAATTTCCAGTTACATATTACAATTGCTTTGTGGATGGGCATTATTTTATCAATAAAGGTGGTGAAAAATCACAAATACTTCTAGATTTTTTAGACTTCAGAGATACATCTATATTGAATATCTCTAACGCTTTCCCGAATAAGTCATCTCATATTATCTAAAAATATGTCTGTAAGATCTATCTCCGTAATTACTCTCACTTTAAAATGCAATAAGTTTTACATATATGTATCTCCAAAATACACTATTTTAGCTCACAAATTTATAGTAACATATATAGAAACTTAAAGAAAAACATAAATTAAcatcaaaacatgtaacattaATAAATAATCATTAATATATATATCGTCGACTTCCAATTGTCGCATCCACTTCAATTAGACTATTTGTTTCGTAACGGTGAAATGTACTCCACACGACCTTTAAATCTTCATTAGTTTTCAACTCAAACTTGTTGAACTGAATTTTTCTTTTGTTACCTATCGAAATGAACAGTACTCGAACTTCACAACTCTTCGATTGTCTGAATATTGTAGGAGATTCTCCGATATGGATTTCAGATCTACAAGAGAGGTGTACTTTGTGACCCTAAATTCAAGTGAGGATTTTGTGTCGATAAAGTAGACAAACGTGACATGTCAATATATGTTCATTCTGGTGTGGTGTATTTTGTAAACAACATGAGATGTGAGGCCTCATATTTATACAAGTTTTAGATGATTATAGAACTTAGAAACTTCGGATATGTATTTTCGGACTCACCATATTTGTTTTCAACATAACGGTTTCTAGAGAGATGCATCCCCAAAATATCCTCTATTTAGTACTTTTTGTTGTTAGAATGGGGCTAATCTAATAATGCATCTCTAGATTCGCCCAATTGTTCATACTAAACATGTTTTATGCATGAACAAACTTGTTAAGATGTCAAAACATAAAGTTTTCTTAAAATGGACCTCAATTGTTATACAATTAATGTTGAATATATATTACATATGTATCAAATAGTGTCAACAATGGTTTGGTCCCTACACCAATTTTGACCATTTATCCATCTTCACTCTTGGtttgtttgaaaata includes these proteins:
- the LOC127121641 gene encoding secreted RxLR effector protein 161-like codes for the protein MHQIRYACEILKTFEMQDCNPTSTSSESRLQLSKDSDEDDVDPMQYKRLIGSLRCLYHTGPYLAYCVAMISRFIENPKVSHLAATKRILMCLKGTLDYGILFPSVDEGKECKLVGYTDSSWYGDVEYRKLTVGYLFMLGGVSFAWSSRKEPVVALSSCEAEYIVVSLCTCQVTWMMNLV